From a region of the Oceanidesulfovibrio indonesiensis genome:
- a CDS encoding NAD-dependent epimerase/dehydratase family protein: MNVLILGGDGYLGWPMAMYFSARGHDVTVVDNYFRRNAGVELDMGMLYPVPTLQRRAAIWRERTGRDIKVVIGDLRDPEFMRGLLTGATAYTQAADPSFSGAPECVCHFAEQPSAPYSLLSYKHANFTLTNNLLITNNLMFAVKDFSPETHIVHIGTMGEYGTPNIDIEEGWIEIEHKGRKDTFLFPRQASSIYHTSKIMDTDLMWFGIRTWGLRMTDLMQGPVYGIETEESEADPRLRTFFNYDEVFGTVVNRFITQAIAGYPLTVYGKGGQTRGYLNIRDTMQCVYFSAMNPAGAGELRVYNQIMETFTVNELAEKTARVGKSLGYDVEVKSVENPRKEAEEHYYNPTYQGLIELGVTPHYLTDDVMESMFRIVEQHKNDIRKDIIFKGLKW, encoded by the coding sequence ATGAACGTTCTCATTCTCGGCGGGGACGGCTACCTGGGCTGGCCGATGGCCATGTACTTTTCGGCGCGGGGACACGACGTAACGGTCGTGGACAATTATTTTCGGCGCAATGCCGGCGTGGAGCTGGATATGGGCATGCTCTATCCCGTTCCCACTCTGCAGCGACGCGCCGCCATATGGCGGGAGCGTACCGGACGCGATATCAAGGTCGTCATCGGGGACTTGCGCGACCCGGAATTCATGAGGGGGCTGTTAACCGGAGCTACCGCTTACACCCAGGCCGCCGATCCTTCGTTCTCAGGCGCGCCGGAGTGCGTATGCCATTTCGCGGAGCAGCCTTCGGCGCCGTACTCGCTGCTCAGCTACAAGCATGCGAACTTCACGCTGACAAACAATCTGCTCATCACGAACAACCTGATGTTCGCGGTGAAGGATTTCAGCCCGGAAACGCACATCGTGCACATCGGCACCATGGGCGAGTACGGCACGCCGAACATCGACATCGAGGAAGGCTGGATCGAGATAGAGCACAAGGGCCGCAAAGACACCTTCCTGTTCCCGCGGCAGGCCAGCTCCATCTATCATACGTCCAAGATTATGGACACGGACCTCATGTGGTTCGGAATCCGCACCTGGGGTCTTCGGATGACGGACCTCATGCAGGGGCCTGTCTACGGCATCGAGACGGAAGAGTCTGAAGCCGATCCCCGACTCAGAACCTTCTTCAATTACGACGAAGTGTTCGGCACGGTCGTGAACCGCTTCATCACCCAGGCGATTGCCGGTTACCCCCTCACGGTGTACGGCAAGGGCGGGCAGACCAGGGGATACCTGAACATCCGCGACACGATGCAGTGCGTTTACTTTTCCGCCATGAATCCCGCCGGGGCCGGAGAGTTGCGGGTGTACAACCAGATCATGGAGACGTTCACGGTCAACGAACTTGCCGAAAAGACGGCGCGCGTCGGCAAGTCTCTCGGCTATGACGTCGAGGTCAAGAGCGTGGAGAACCCGCGCAAGGAAGCGGAGGAGCACTACTACAACCCGACGTACCAGGGGCTCATCGAACTCGGCGTCACCCCCCATTACCTTACAGACGACGTCATGGAATCCATGTTCCGCATAGTGGAGCAGCACAAGAACGATATTCGCAAGGACATCATATTCAAGGGGTTGAAGTGGTAA
- a CDS encoding DMT family transporter yields MSGHFTPGNRWFAYGNLAAAMVIVGSSVVVGKIMVTQLPVFLASALRFAIALAVLVPLMYLREGHALPRLSGRNWRILGLQSLFGSFLFTTFLLYGLGSTSPAAAGIITSTTPAWIGLIAWLAMGERPLRRGVAGIACALCGVLLINLAAPAADGPGSGAVSLAGNLLVIAAVICESLFLLMRKGVDQPLSALAASTAISAFGFAWFLPAGIVQAVGFDFAAIGPAAWFSVLYYGLVVTIVAYLCWFAGIMQVDAATAGVFTGLMPVSAVALSMLVLEEPLTLPKAVGCGLALAGIMLISFARRSVQHASCFETNR; encoded by the coding sequence ATGTCCGGTCATTTCACGCCTGGCAACCGCTGGTTCGCGTACGGCAACCTGGCGGCCGCCATGGTCATAGTGGGCAGCTCGGTGGTCGTCGGCAAAATCATGGTGACCCAATTGCCCGTATTCCTCGCCTCGGCGTTGCGCTTCGCCATCGCCCTGGCCGTGCTCGTTCCGCTGATGTACCTGCGTGAAGGCCACGCCCTCCCTCGGCTCTCGGGCCGCAACTGGCGCATACTCGGATTGCAGTCGCTGTTCGGCTCGTTCCTGTTCACCACCTTTCTGCTCTACGGCCTCGGCAGCACCTCGCCGGCCGCGGCCGGCATCATCACCAGCACGACGCCGGCATGGATCGGCCTCATCGCCTGGCTGGCCATGGGCGAGCGGCCCCTCCGCCGCGGCGTGGCCGGCATCGCTTGCGCCTTGTGCGGCGTTCTGCTCATCAACCTCGCCGCACCCGCTGCCGATGGACCGGGCAGCGGAGCTGTTTCCTTAGCCGGCAACCTGCTGGTCATCGCGGCCGTGATCTGCGAATCGCTGTTCCTGCTCATGCGCAAAGGCGTGGACCAGCCGCTATCCGCCCTGGCCGCCTCTACGGCAATTTCGGCCTTCGGTTTCGCATGGTTCCTGCCGGCCGGCATCGTCCAGGCCGTTGGGTTCGATTTCGCCGCCATTGGGCCGGCCGCGTGGTTTTCCGTGCTCTATTACGGCCTCGTGGTCACCATCGTGGCGTATCTGTGCTGGTTTGCCGGCATCATGCAGGTAGACGCGGCGACCGCCGGCGTGTTCACCGGGCTCATGCCGGTAAGTGCCGTGGCGCTCTCCATGCTCGTGCTCGAAGAGCCGCTCACGTTACCGAAGGCTGTTGGATGCGGCCTGGCGCTCGCCGGCATCATGCTCATTTCGTTTGCCCGAAGGAGTGTGCAACACGCCTCCTGCTTCGAAACAAACAGATAA
- a CDS encoding 6-hydroxymethylpterin diphosphokinase MptE-like protein: MRGGAINPYRLAWRLVRRRLAWDLNPLSWTSRARLARLRDTHAGKKALILCNGPSLNRVDFEIVQTSGIFTLGLNKINLLFSRMDFRPNAIVSVNPLVMEQNADFFNKTTIPLFLDRAGRRWVKPSENLIYLHSCPAAALFARDCRVSINQGHTVTYVALQLAFHMGFREVAVTGCDHSFSAAGRPNEEVVSQQQDADHFDPGYFGAGMRWNLPDLAASEYHYAIARDTYLEAGRRVVNCTEGGQLGIFERMDLRDFLHDAQ; this comes from the coding sequence TTGAGAGGCGGCGCAATCAATCCATACCGTCTTGCCTGGCGGCTCGTGCGTCGTCGCCTCGCCTGGGACCTCAATCCCCTGTCCTGGACAAGCCGCGCCCGGCTCGCGAGGTTGCGGGACACCCATGCAGGCAAGAAGGCGCTCATTCTGTGCAACGGCCCGAGCCTCAACCGGGTAGACTTCGAAATTGTCCAGACAAGCGGCATTTTCACTCTCGGCCTGAACAAGATCAACCTGCTGTTTTCACGAATGGATTTCCGGCCGAACGCCATTGTATCCGTAAACCCGCTGGTGATGGAGCAGAACGCGGATTTCTTCAACAAAACGACCATTCCTCTGTTCCTGGACCGCGCGGGGCGCCGATGGGTCAAGCCGAGCGAGAACTTGATCTACCTGCACTCCTGCCCCGCTGCCGCCCTTTTCGCGAGGGACTGCCGAGTGTCCATCAACCAGGGCCACACCGTGACCTACGTAGCGTTGCAGCTCGCTTTTCATATGGGATTCAGAGAGGTTGCAGTTACAGGCTGCGATCACAGCTTTTCCGCCGCGGGCAGGCCAAACGAGGAGGTCGTCTCCCAGCAGCAGGATGCGGACCACTTCGACCCGGGTTACTTCGGCGCTGGGATGCGTTGGAATCTGCCGGATCTCGCAGCCTCGGAATACCACTACGCCATTGCCCGGGACACCTATCTGGAAGCGGGGCGGCGGGTTGTGAATTGCACGGAGGGCGGCCAACTCGGAATCTTCGAGCGGATGGACCTTCGTGATTTCCTCCACGACGCTCAGTAG
- a CDS encoding glycosyltransferase family protein gives MKILYISPSVLPSRAANAVHVLHQCHGFMAAGHDVVLAAKRSARDAGEVVRTLERDFAIDASRLEFLSYYSALNRADNMRIALMAWRALRRGLQADLVLSRNLYASYILAVRMGRPIFFETHQIEHGWRSHLQKAIMTQPHVTTIVISKKLEEVLADAHGVGPSSTLVLPDAAPEGMEPVPAHDKPAARARLMPQIDLAPYRTVCGYFGHLYPGRGIEIIEAMAEKRPDAAFLVFGGNDRDIAERRAANTLANLVFAGHVSHGAAVRIMAACDVLLMPYQRAVSIGVKKHDTARWMSPMKMFEYMGSGSPIISSSLPVLEEVLEDGRNALLAEPDAPASWLAALQRLESDETFARAIGENAHSDYRAKYTWKARAQAVCGAV, from the coding sequence ATGAAGATTCTGTATATTTCTCCCTCTGTTCTCCCATCTCGCGCCGCGAATGCGGTGCATGTGCTTCATCAGTGTCATGGCTTCATGGCTGCCGGGCATGATGTGGTTCTGGCGGCCAAGCGGTCGGCACGGGATGCGGGCGAGGTGGTTCGGACTCTGGAGCGTGATTTCGCCATCGACGCCTCTCGCCTTGAATTCCTGAGCTATTACAGCGCACTGAACCGCGCGGACAATATGCGCATTGCGCTTATGGCCTGGCGCGCCCTGCGGCGTGGACTCCAGGCTGATCTCGTGCTTTCGCGCAATCTGTATGCGTCTTACATTCTCGCCGTGCGCATGGGGCGGCCCATATTTTTCGAAACCCACCAGATCGAGCACGGCTGGCGCTCGCACCTGCAAAAGGCGATAATGACCCAGCCTCATGTGACGACCATAGTGATCTCAAAAAAGCTCGAAGAGGTTCTTGCCGACGCCCATGGCGTGGGACCGAGTTCCACCCTGGTGCTGCCGGATGCCGCGCCCGAAGGCATGGAGCCGGTGCCGGCGCATGACAAGCCGGCGGCGCGGGCCAGGCTCATGCCGCAGATCGACCTCGCCCCGTATCGCACTGTCTGCGGCTACTTCGGCCACTTGTATCCTGGGCGGGGCATCGAGATTATCGAGGCCATGGCCGAAAAGCGCCCGGACGCCGCCTTCCTCGTGTTCGGCGGCAACGATAGGGACATAGCCGAGCGACGCGCGGCAAACACGCTCGCGAACCTCGTTTTTGCCGGGCATGTATCGCATGGCGCGGCTGTGCGCATCATGGCTGCATGCGACGTGTTGCTCATGCCGTACCAGCGAGCCGTGTCCATCGGCGTGAAGAAACACGATACGGCGCGCTGGATGTCGCCCATGAAGATGTTCGAGTACATGGGCTCCGGCTCGCCGATCATCTCTTCGTCTCTGCCGGTGCTGGAGGAGGTGTTGGAGGACGGCCGCAATGCGCTGCTCGCCGAGCCGGACGCCCCGGCATCGTGGCTGGCTGCCCTGCAGCGACTCGAATCGGACGAGACGTTCGCGCGTGCCATCGGCGAAAACGCCCACAGCGACTACCGTGCGAAATACACCTGGAAGGCGCGGGCCCAGGCCGTGTGCGGAGCGGTGTGA
- a CDS encoding class I SAM-dependent methyltransferase has product MDYAEYSEYLQTRKKIVFHYRMRLLYPRIARHLQGKVVDIGCGIGDFLRYYKNSVGVDVNPHTVRYCQEMGLEAVHIENATLPFADGAFGGAVMDNVLEHLGDPMPTLREAHRVLAQGGRIVVGVPGRRGYAADPDHEIFYDEARLEETLDQAGFACTTMFHMPFKSGFLDTRLKQYCIYGVFAKP; this is encoded by the coding sequence ATGGATTACGCCGAATATTCAGAATACCTGCAAACGCGGAAGAAGATCGTCTTCCATTACAGGATGCGCCTTCTCTACCCGCGCATCGCGCGCCATTTGCAAGGCAAGGTCGTGGATATCGGCTGCGGCATCGGCGATTTCCTCCGTTATTACAAGAACTCCGTGGGCGTTGACGTGAATCCGCACACGGTGCGCTATTGTCAGGAAATGGGGCTTGAGGCCGTGCATATCGAAAACGCTACGCTGCCGTTCGCGGACGGCGCATTTGGCGGGGCGGTTATGGACAACGTGCTGGAGCACCTTGGTGATCCCATGCCCACACTGCGCGAGGCGCACCGGGTGCTGGCGCAAGGGGGGCGCATCGTGGTGGGCGTACCGGGTCGGAGAGGCTACGCCGCGGATCCGGACCATGAGATATTCTACGACGAAGCGCGACTCGAAGAGACATTGGACCAGGCCGGTTTTGCCTGCACGACCATGTTCCACATGCCGTTCAAGTCCGGATTTTTGGACACAAGGCTCAAACAGTACTGCATTTACGGGGTGTTCGCCAAACCATGA
- a CDS encoding glycosyltransferase family 2 protein: MKLSVGIVTYNNIEIIGDTLNSLVENIPAELAPQIIIYDNASSDGTPECITGLSQKSGKIRLVAGRENLGFGAAHNRILEQVEAPYHMICNPDIIMHPGAAERLLEMLESDERIAVATPKFLNPDGTVQRLNHPHPTIFDLFLRRFAPRFLRERFRERIQRYNMNHMGYDTTYDLDFASGALMACRTEALRDVGGFDPRYFLYFEDADLSRALQARGWRCVFCPEAVVTHQWKREAYTNYRGTIRSLASAFRYFRKWGWQLY, encoded by the coding sequence ATGAAGCTCAGCGTCGGCATCGTAACATACAACAATATCGAGATTATCGGCGATACCCTGAACTCGCTCGTCGAAAACATTCCCGCGGAACTCGCGCCGCAGATCATCATTTACGATAACGCCTCCAGCGACGGCACGCCGGAGTGCATCACAGGTCTGTCCCAGAAGAGCGGAAAGATCCGCCTCGTCGCGGGCAGGGAGAACCTCGGTTTCGGTGCGGCCCACAACAGGATTCTCGAGCAGGTCGAAGCCCCGTACCACATGATCTGCAATCCGGACATCATCATGCATCCAGGCGCGGCGGAGAGGCTCCTGGAGATGCTGGAGTCCGACGAACGCATTGCCGTGGCCACGCCCAAGTTCCTCAACCCCGATGGGACGGTGCAACGTCTGAATCACCCTCACCCCACCATTTTCGATCTCTTCCTGCGCCGCTTCGCGCCCAGGTTTCTACGGGAACGCTTCAGGGAACGTATTCAGCGCTACAACATGAACCATATGGGCTACGACACCACGTATGACCTCGACTTCGCATCCGGCGCCCTCATGGCATGTCGCACCGAGGCGCTGCGCGACGTGGGGGGATTCGATCCGCGCTACTTTCTTTACTTCGAAGACGCAGATCTTTCCCGCGCGTTGCAAGCGCGAGGTTGGCGGTGTGTGTTCTGTCCGGAGGCAGTGGTCACCCACCAGTGGAAACGCGAAGCTTACACGAACTACCGCGGTACGATCCGCAGCCTGGCGAGCGCCTTCCGGTATTTCCGCAAATGGGGCTGGCAACTCTACTGA
- a CDS encoding glycosyltransferase, which produces MRGVFIVVPSLNPTGPIKGAVALANGLADTCPVTLAALKAGPEPVYRIAEGVRVVRLAEYGSPRKRLDAYTRLLAEAGGRSHSVSVSMCLSADFFNAMCKKHARIISSVRGNLPQNYRMDYGPLGVGAAMAHLVLLRRFDAVTAMSESMADQIRRFLGRRPEVVHNFIDEAELEPYRATERHTGSGEHRFVFVGSLSLRKKPRLLLEAAKELKARGEQVHIRLVGDGPMRTELERDAKSMGLGDCVAFMGQRDDPYPEVAAADVFVLPSLSEGVSRAALEALYLGVPCVMRDVDANRELVKEPAQGRLFSRDEDIAHVMLAVSQEAKQRTGRPCLLPPEFRQEYAIARYRGIIGLA; this is translated from the coding sequence ATGCGCGGAGTTTTCATCGTTGTTCCGTCACTCAATCCAACAGGTCCGATCAAAGGCGCTGTGGCCTTGGCCAACGGTCTTGCCGATACGTGTCCAGTGACGCTTGCTGCGCTCAAGGCAGGACCGGAGCCGGTATACCGCATAGCGGAAGGGGTGCGCGTGGTGCGGCTCGCCGAGTACGGTTCGCCCAGAAAACGCCTCGACGCATACACCAGATTGCTGGCCGAGGCCGGCGGTCGATCCCATAGCGTCTCCGTCTCCATGTGTCTTTCGGCGGATTTCTTCAATGCGATGTGCAAAAAGCACGCGCGCATCATCTCCAGCGTGCGGGGCAACCTGCCGCAGAACTACCGTATGGACTACGGCCCGCTCGGGGTGGGAGCCGCGATGGCGCATCTCGTGCTGCTCCGGCGGTTCGACGCAGTGACCGCCATGAGCGAGAGCATGGCCGACCAGATACGCCGGTTTCTGGGGCGGCGTCCGGAGGTGGTCCACAATTTTATCGACGAGGCGGAGCTCGAGCCGTATCGTGCGACGGAACGTCACACAGGGAGTGGCGAGCATCGTTTCGTCTTCGTGGGCAGCCTGAGCCTGCGCAAGAAGCCGAGGCTCCTGCTCGAAGCGGCAAAGGAACTGAAAGCGCGGGGCGAGCAGGTCCATATCCGCCTCGTGGGCGACGGACCAATGCGAACAGAACTTGAACGGGACGCAAAAAGCATGGGGTTGGGGGACTGCGTTGCGTTCATGGGCCAGCGGGACGATCCGTATCCGGAAGTGGCCGCGGCCGATGTGTTCGTGTTGCCGTCCTTGTCCGAGGGCGTCTCCCGCGCTGCGCTCGAAGCGCTCTACCTGGGGGTGCCCTGCGTGATGCGCGACGTGGACGCCAACCGGGAACTCGTGAAGGAGCCGGCTCAGGGAAGACTCTTCTCCCGGGACGAGGATATTGCGCACGTCATGCTTGCCGTCTCGCAGGAGGCGAAGCAACGCACTGGCAGGCCATGCCTGTTGCCCCCTGAGTTCCGCCAGGAGTATGCCATTGCGCGCTACCGAGGAATAATCGGGCTTGCATGA
- a CDS encoding class I SAM-dependent methyltransferase, whose protein sequence is MSRFGKHSLATIEYILRWNHQGVHFEERYLARRVNVWRDVMPPNLMEKLDGLQTGDAAVCAYDPGELVWRARDSAVLQLPLTDFERRTAGSRTITPRVGRFYPQGLLRGAPGVFPSTIVPFRVLDMDGECFVADCNHPLARHPVSLEARLIHVEDKRSETGGRLVHWAEEICNWGPGMQAALPGVPTDFFDDAFFERRDEQDDREFYAEPRIIGHVDAQASVVLKELYSRHLERGMRVLDLMSSMQSHLPAEWDLDVAGVGLNAVELENNKLLSRRMVHDLNCDPAIPGGAAGYDAVVCSLSFEYLIHPVSVLQSVRDVLAPGGVVLIGVSNRWFPDKVIAGWTDLHEFERVGCILECLRRAGFTTGLEAVSVRNEWRPPWDRHYHETGGVSDPIYVVRATNE, encoded by the coding sequence TTGAGTCGATTCGGAAAGCACTCTCTTGCAACAATCGAATACATTCTGCGCTGGAACCATCAGGGCGTTCACTTCGAGGAACGCTATCTGGCCCGCCGAGTCAACGTTTGGCGGGACGTCATGCCGCCGAATCTGATGGAGAAGCTCGACGGCCTGCAAACCGGCGACGCTGCCGTATGCGCCTATGATCCGGGCGAACTGGTCTGGCGCGCCCGGGATTCTGCGGTCTTGCAACTGCCGCTGACGGACTTCGAGCGCCGCACCGCAGGCAGCCGCACAATCACTCCGCGGGTGGGCCGGTTTTATCCACAAGGCCTGCTCCGCGGCGCTCCTGGCGTATTTCCCAGCACCATTGTCCCCTTCCGCGTTCTGGACATGGACGGCGAATGCTTCGTGGCGGACTGCAACCACCCGCTGGCCCGCCACCCCGTCTCATTGGAAGCCCGACTGATCCATGTGGAGGACAAACGCAGCGAAACCGGCGGACGCCTCGTCCACTGGGCCGAGGAAATCTGCAACTGGGGACCGGGCATGCAGGCCGCGCTGCCAGGCGTGCCCACGGATTTCTTCGACGACGCGTTCTTTGAGCGACGGGACGAGCAGGACGACAGGGAATTCTATGCCGAGCCACGCATCATCGGCCATGTGGATGCCCAGGCCAGCGTTGTTCTGAAGGAATTGTACTCGCGCCACCTCGAACGCGGCATGCGCGTGCTGGACCTGATGAGCAGCATGCAGTCCCATCTGCCTGCGGAATGGGACCTGGACGTCGCGGGCGTGGGCCTCAACGCCGTGGAGCTTGAGAACAACAAGCTCCTCTCCAGGCGCATGGTCCACGACCTGAACTGCGATCCCGCAATACCCGGAGGAGCGGCAGGCTACGATGCAGTGGTGTGCAGCCTTTCGTTCGAGTATCTCATCCACCCCGTGTCCGTGCTGCAAAGCGTTCGAGACGTCCTGGCGCCTGGCGGGGTGGTGCTCATAGGTGTGTCCAACCGCTGGTTTCCCGACAAGGTCATTGCCGGGTGGACCGACCTGCACGAGTTCGAACGCGTCGGCTGCATACTGGAATGCCTGCGCCGGGCCGGCTTCACCACTGGTCTTGAGGCCGTCAGCGTGCGCAACGAATGGCGGCCGCCGTGGGACAGGCACTATCATGAAACCGGCGGGGTGAGCGACCCCATCTACGTGGTCCGGGCCACGAACGAATAG
- a CDS encoding NAD-dependent epimerase/dehydratase family protein yields the protein MVKTWLITGGCGFIGTAVIARLLERDSEVRIRVLDNLSVGQREDLSRVCTFTETMAHEVAATDGVALVVGDILDSDTALACAQGADVILHLAANTGVGPSVENPRFDMEQNVRGTFNMLEAARAMNVRTFIFASSGAPAGEVEPPIHEELAPHPVSPYGASKLAGEGYCSAYFRTFGVKTVALRFGNVYGPLSSHKSSVVAKFIRQAFAGEPCEIYGDGTQTRDFIYIYDLVDAVLRSAYSDVGGETFQIATGRENTVQEVAEIIREELESSAGIAMDVRHGKPRLGDVTRNYSDTSKAKAQLGWTPKRDLRDGIRETIRYFQSLNS from the coding sequence GTGGTAAAGACCTGGCTGATCACCGGCGGTTGCGGCTTTATCGGGACAGCGGTGATAGCGCGTTTGCTGGAGCGCGATTCCGAGGTCCGCATTCGGGTTCTGGACAACCTCAGCGTTGGCCAGAGGGAAGACTTGTCCCGAGTCTGCACGTTTACGGAAACCATGGCTCATGAAGTCGCCGCAACGGACGGCGTCGCCCTAGTGGTGGGGGATATTCTTGATTCCGACACCGCGCTTGCCTGCGCCCAGGGTGCGGATGTCATACTCCACCTTGCGGCCAACACCGGCGTGGGGCCTTCGGTGGAAAACCCCCGTTTCGACATGGAGCAGAATGTTCGAGGCACATTCAACATGCTCGAGGCCGCCAGGGCTATGAACGTCCGCACGTTCATCTTCGCCTCCTCAGGCGCTCCCGCCGGCGAGGTGGAGCCGCCTATCCACGAAGAACTCGCGCCGCACCCGGTGTCCCCGTATGGCGCGAGCAAACTCGCAGGCGAAGGATATTGCTCGGCATACTTCCGGACATTTGGCGTCAAGACGGTGGCCTTGCGATTCGGCAACGTGTACGGCCCGCTCTCCAGCCACAAGTCGAGCGTAGTCGCCAAGTTCATCCGTCAGGCGTTTGCCGGGGAGCCGTGCGAGATTTATGGCGACGGGACGCAAACACGAGATTTCATTTACATCTACGATCTGGTCGATGCGGTGCTGCGCTCAGCGTATTCCGATGTCGGCGGAGAAACCTTCCAGATCGCCACCGGCAGAGAAAATACTGTGCAGGAAGTGGCGGAGATCATCCGCGAAGAATTGGAATCCAGCGCCGGCATCGCCATGGATGTACGCCACGGGAAACCGCGCCTGGGCGATGTGACGCGGAATTATTCGGATACGAGCAAGGCGAAAGCCCAGCTTGGCTGGACGCCGAAGCGGGATCTGCGAGACGGCATCCGGGAGACCATTCGCTACTTTCAGTCGCTGAACTCCTGA
- a CDS encoding helix-turn-helix transcriptional regulator yields MTNTAAEKVHVHAPSGFPGVELMRARYVTQRFSRHFHEEYAIGVIERGAMRFRYLGNDMTAAAGQVNIVVPGEPHDGHAAADHGWTYRMFYLAPAVLEAALQEVAPQAHQVHFAVGVIADSELAARVLRAHCCFADPGASTLARQTLLLDMLTHWISRHGDRRSSLPATHSEAGAADAAREIISERHAEDLRLEEIATYAGMSPFHLVRVFKARFGLTPHAFLVHVRIHRARALLRTHMRLADIAAAVGFSDQSHLTRHFRRQYGVTPGAYRNFIQNSARPHA; encoded by the coding sequence ATGACCAACACTGCCGCAGAAAAAGTCCACGTCCACGCGCCCTCCGGGTTTCCCGGGGTCGAGCTCATGCGCGCCCGCTACGTGACCCAGCGTTTCTCCAGGCATTTTCACGAAGAATACGCCATCGGGGTCATCGAACGCGGAGCCATGCGGTTCCGCTACCTTGGCAACGACATGACCGCGGCCGCCGGCCAGGTGAACATCGTGGTGCCGGGCGAGCCGCACGACGGCCACGCCGCCGCGGACCACGGCTGGACCTACCGTATGTTTTACCTCGCCCCGGCCGTGCTGGAGGCGGCGTTGCAGGAGGTCGCGCCGCAGGCGCACCAGGTGCACTTTGCGGTTGGCGTCATCGCGGATTCGGAGCTGGCCGCGCGGGTACTTCGTGCCCACTGCTGTTTTGCCGACCCCGGCGCCTCCACCCTGGCGAGGCAAACGCTGCTTCTGGACATGCTCACCCACTGGATCAGCCGGCACGGCGACCGCAGATCGTCCCTGCCCGCCACGCATTCCGAAGCCGGCGCCGCCGACGCCGCGCGGGAAATCATCAGCGAGCGCCATGCCGAGGACTTACGGCTGGAGGAAATAGCCACTTACGCCGGCATGAGCCCGTTCCACCTGGTGCGCGTGTTCAAGGCCCGCTTCGGTCTCACCCCGCACGCATTTCTCGTGCACGTGCGCATCCACCGCGCCAGGGCCTTGCTGCGCACGCACATGCGGCTGGCGGACATCGCTGCGGCCGTTGGGTTCTCCGACCAGAGCCACCTCACCCGCCACTTCAGGCGGCAGTACGGCGTCACGCCCGGCGCGTACCGCAATTTTATTCAAAACTCCGCCCGCCCACACGCGTAA
- a CDS encoding polysaccharide biosynthesis protein has translation MSRFSEKRVAVTGCCGTVGSELVRQLAEVYKPKDLVCLDNNESELFFLEQRYSSVINSNYFLADVRDERKLFKLFRDVDVVFHTAAFKHVILCERSPLEAVRTNILGVRNVIDAAQHCNVERVIFTSSDKAVNPTNVMGTSKLMGERLMTAANSTQREGGRTIFASTRFGNVLGSRGSVIPIFRRQIEKGGPVTLTDPGMTRFIMSIEEAVRLVIDSAEIANGGEVFVTKMPVIRIEDLAEVMIQEFAPHFGYDPKDIPIETIGVKPGEKLYEELMSDEETRRTVELEQYFAVLPAFRSLYREIDYSYPQLVANSVDRPYHSANEPVLSQTELLEFLHRNKLLESDKPEKHPDQRYWP, from the coding sequence ATGAGTCGATTTTCGGAAAAAAGGGTGGCGGTTACAGGGTGCTGTGGGACAGTAGGGTCTGAGCTCGTCCGTCAGTTGGCAGAAGTCTACAAGCCTAAGGACCTTGTCTGCCTGGACAATAACGAGAGCGAGCTCTTTTTTCTCGAACAGCGGTATTCAAGCGTCATCAATTCGAACTATTTTCTCGCGGACGTTCGGGATGAGCGAAAGCTCTTCAAGTTGTTCCGCGATGTGGATGTCGTCTTTCATACGGCTGCGTTCAAACATGTCATTCTTTGCGAGCGGTCACCGTTGGAGGCTGTTCGCACGAACATACTCGGGGTGCGCAACGTCATCGATGCGGCGCAGCACTGCAATGTGGAGCGGGTCATTTTCACCAGCTCGGACAAGGCAGTGAACCCGACCAACGTCATGGGCACCTCCAAGCTCATGGGCGAACGATTGATGACCGCTGCGAACAGCACGCAACGCGAGGGCGGCCGGACCATTTTCGCCTCCACCCGTTTCGGCAACGTCCTGGGGTCCCGCGGCTCGGTGATTCCGATTTTCCGGCGCCAGATCGAAAAAGGCGGACCCGTCACGTTGACCGATCCCGGCATGACACGTTTCATCATGAGCATCGAAGAAGCGGTGCGGCTGGTCATTGATTCTGCTGAGATCGCCAATGGCGGCGAAGTTTTCGTCACCAAGATGCCCGTCATCCGGATCGAGGACCTGGCGGAGGTTATGATACAGGAATTTGCGCCTCACTTCGGCTACGATCCCAAGGACATTCCGATCGAGACCATCGGCGTGAAGCCGGGCGAGAAACTGTACGAAGAACTCATGAGCGACGAAGAAACCCGCCGGACAGTGGAGCTGGAGCAGTATTTTGCAGTGCTGCCGGCGTTCCGGTCGCTCTATCGCGAAATCGACTACAGTTATCCGCAACTCGTGGCGAATTCCGTGGATCGGCCATACCACTCCGCAAACGAACCCGTGTTGTCGCAAACCGAACTTCTCGAGTTTTTGCATCGAAACAAATTGCTGGAGAGCGACAAGCCCGAGAAGCATCCGGATCAACGCTACTGGCCTTAG